Proteins from one Physeter macrocephalus isolate SW-GA chromosome 16, ASM283717v5, whole genome shotgun sequence genomic window:
- the TRIM77 gene encoding LOW QUALITY PROTEIN: tripartite motif-containing protein 77 (The sequence of the model RefSeq protein was modified relative to this genomic sequence to represent the inferred CDS: inserted 1 base in 1 codon), which produces MESAFTQCFPSEFVCSICKDNFTDPVTISCGHRFCAPCLCLLWEDVQTATCCPVCKAISPKMDFKSTIFAKEHILPTRESVIGQLPSFAKQMCRIHQVIKLYFCQTDKRLLCLFCSHSPEHATHEHYXSKQVAEHYRENLLMQMKSIWKKKKENQRNIKKVTNIFRVWEGFVNLRMVMIGAEYPKVYQYLQEEKQKHLEMLAIEGKIVFQRLRRNVSRMVHMGKLLRRIYEEVKELCLKADVDMLQGVGDTMKRSQLMQLYIPQPMDPQLSTWAITGILERLNSFRVYVTLDHKIRNCHVALTEDLRRLQCSPDHQDVPRNPASSENTPSWGAQTFTTGKHYWEVNVGNSRNWIIGLCKESWTSRNDMLLNSEDIFLLLCVSVEDHFSLFSTFPLLPHYIQRPQGWIGVFLDYECGIISFINVASSSLICNFLSRSFSFPLRPFIWRGPK; this is translated from the exons aTGGAATCTGCTTTCACGCAGTGTTTCCCCAGTGAGTTTGTCTGCTCCATCTGCAAGGACAATTTCACAGACCCTGTCACCATTAGCTGTGGGCACAGATTTTGTGCTCCTTGCCTCTGTCTCTTGTGGGAAGATGTCCAAACAGCTACTTGCTGTCCTGTGTGCAAGGCAATATCTCCGAAAATGGACTTCAAAAGCACTATTTTTGCTAAGGAACATATTCTTCCTACCAGAGAATCAGTTATCGGCCAGTTACCTAGCTTTGCCAAGCAGATGTGTAGGATACACCAAGTGATAAAGCTCTACTTCTGTCAGACTGACAAGAGACTGCTGTGTTTGTTCTGCTCTCATTCCCCAGAGCATGCCACACATGAACACT CCAGTAAACAGGTTGCAGAGCACTACAGG GAGAACCTTCTGATGCAAATGAAatctatttggaaaaagaaaaaagaaaatcagagaaatataaaaaaagtgACCAACATATTCAGAGTATGGGAG GGTTTTGTAAATCTACGGATGGTGATGATAGGAGCTGAATACCCTAAGGTATATCAATATCtccaggaagaaaagcaaaaacatttaGAGATGTTGGCAATTGAAGGCAAGATTGTTTTTCAGCGACTCAGGAGAAATGTATCCAGAATGGTTCATATGGGGAAACTCCTGAGAAGAATATATGAGGAGGTGAAGGAACTGTGCCTTAAAGCAGATGTGGACATGCTCCAG GGTGTGGGAGACACAATGAAAAG gagtCAGTTAATGCAGCTGTACATTCCTCAGCCTATGGACCCACAGCTCAGTACATGGGCCATCACTGGGATATTGGAAAGGCTTAACAGCTTCCGAG TGTATGTTACGTTGGatcataaaataagaaattgtcATGTGGCTCTGACTGAAGACCTGAGACGTTTGCAGTGCAGTCCTGACCATCAAGACGTGCCCCGTAATCCAGCAAGTTCAGAGAATACTCCTTCATGGGGTGCTCAGACCTTCACCACTGGCAAACATTACTGGGAGGTGAATGTGGGAAACTCTCGTAACTGGATTATAGGACTTTGCAAGGAATCCTGGACAAGTAGGAATGATATGCTCCTTAACTCTGAGgatatttttctacttctgtgtgtCAGCGTGGAGGACCATTTCAGTCTCTTTTCTACCTTCCCACTCTTACCCCACTATATTCAAAGACCCCAGGGCTGGATAGGAGTGTTTCTAGATTATGAATGTGGTATAATAAGCTTTATTAATGTTGCCAgcagttccctcatttgtaatTTCCTCTCAcgctctttctctttccctcttagaCCTTTCATTTGGCGTGGACCCAAATGA